ACCTCGCCTGCCGCCACACTAAAACGCGCCTGAATTGGCCGTTTCGTGCCTCTCCGGTCGTCACCAGGCCTTGGCACAAGGGTTGCTGTCTCTGGTGTCAGGGACCGCCGGTTCCCGGCTGCAACAGCCCCCACACCTCCTCCGCAGTTGGGGACCGGCGGAACTTGACGATCGGATTCGAGAAAGCCCCCGGGTGGCCTTGAGGCCCTCGAATGGCGCTTGCCGACCGTCCACTAGGCGCTAGCCCCCGCGCCTGGTGCGTTTGACTCGGGAGACGCAGGAGACGTAGCGAACGTGGCGGACGCAGCAAACCGGTGGATGCCCTCATCCACTCCCTCACACGGACTTTATCAATCACACGTAACAAGGAGACAGCGATGAAGAAGATTCCCGTATTTTTCGTGGCGCTCGCGTTGGCCGCTTCAGTGGCAAGCGCTCAGGGACCCACTGTCAAGACAAAGAGCACGACGGTCAAGGCGACCACTCACCCCGTCAGCGCCGAGGTGGTCTCGAGCGACGCGGCCGCCAAGACGATCACGCTGAAAGTCGGCGACAAGTCGGTGACGATGCCGGTTCAGGGGAAAGCGATCGCGGAACTGGCGAGCTTCAAGGCCGGCGACCGGGTGACAGCGACCTGCAAGGATGACGCGAAGGGCCAGCACGAGGCCATCACGAACATCAAGACCGCCAAGGTGGTTACAGCCAAGACGAAGATCAAGAAGTAGACGGGAGTCTGCTTCAGAGTCCTTCGAACAGATCGCCCGCCGGCCGTGTCGCGGTCGGCGGGCCCCACGCCTGCCTGAACAGCTCCACACTCAATAAGTGAACGACATTCGGCTGCTGCCTGCCTGTGGATTTTGGCGGCCAAACGCGCTATCGTACGCGCGCCGTATTGTCTGTCCACCCCAGAGAGAGGATGTGTCGATGTTTCACAGGAGAATGGCCGTCTTGTTTGCGCTGCTGATGGCGCTGACGATGGCGGCCCCGGCCGTTCACACCCAGGGCAAGATCACACCGCCCCAGTTCACGACGGGCGGTAAGCAGTACACCGCCGGCGATGATTACTTCCTGGCGAACTACTCCCAGCTGCGCGAGTACTTCGGCAAGCTGGCCCAGGAGTCGGATCGCTTCAAGGTGGTCGAGATTGGCAAGACCGCCGAGGGCAAGCCGATGATCATGGCGATCATCACCTCGCCGGAAAATCACAAGAAGCTGGCGCGCTACAAGGAAATTTCCCAGAAGCTCGCGCGCGCCGAAGGCCTCACCGACGACGAGGCGCACAAGCTCGCGGCCGAGGGCAAGGCGGTGGTGTGGCTCGATGGGGGCCTGCACGCCACCGAGTGCATCAACGCGCAGGGTCTGTTCACGTTCGCCCATCAGATGACGAGCCAGAACGACCCCGAGACGCTGCGGTTTCTCAATGACGTGATCACGCTGCTCGTACCGGTCAATCCCGACGGCATGGACCTGGTGTCGAACTGGTACATGCGGGAACCCGACGAGAAGCGGCGGTCGACCGGACAGCTGCCGGTGCTCTACCAGAAGTACGCCGGCCACGACAACAACCGCGACTCGTACGCGAACAACCTCTCCGAGACCGAAGCGATCAACCGCCAGCTCTACATCGAGTGGATCCCGCAGATCATGTACAACCAGCACCAGACCGGTCCGGCCGGCGCGGTGCTCTTTGTGCCGCCGTTCCGCGATCCGTTCAACTACAACGAGGACCCGCTGGTGCCGATGGGGATCGACCTGGTGGCTGCCTCCATCCACAACCGGTTCGTCACCGAGGGCAAGGCGGGCGCCGCCATGCGGTCCGAGGCGTCCTACTCCACGTGGTACAACGGCGGCGAACGGACGACGACCGGTTTCCACAACATGATCGGAATCCTCACCGAGATCAGCGGCAACCCGACGCCCGCCCCGCTCGGTCTGGTGCTGGACAAACAGTTGCCGCACCAGGACCTGCCGATGCCCATTCCTCCGCAGGAAGTGTGGCACCAGCGCCAGGCGATCGACTACATCATGTCGGCCAACCGGGCGATCCTGGATATCGCGTCGAAGCATCGGGAAGACTTCCTGTTCCGCATCTATAAGGCGGGCCGGAACTCGATCGATCGCGGCAGCCGCGACAATTGGACCATCCAGCCCGACTGGATCGACGAGGCTAAGGCCCAGCTGGCGAAGGATACCGAGGCGGCATCTGGCGGGCGCGGCGCGGCTGGGGCCGGGCGCGGAGGCGGTGGCGGGCGCGGAGGCGCCGATCCGAAGTACTACAAAGCGATGCTGACTCCCGAGCGGCGTGATCCACGCGGATACATCCTCCCGTCCGATCAAGCCGACTTCAATACAACGACGCGGTTCGTCAACGCCCTCATCAAGGATGGCGTCGTCGTTCACCGCGCGACCGCGGCGTTCACCGTCGGCGGCAAGTCGTATCCGGCAGGGTCATATGTGATCAAGGCCGCACAGGCGTTCCGCCCGCACCTGCGCGACATGCTCGAACCGCAGGATCACCCGAACGACTTCCAGTATCCCGGTGGCCCGCCGCGGCCGCCCTACGACATCACCGGCTACACGCTCGCCTTCCAGATGGGCGTGCAGTTCGACCGGATTCTCGAGGCGTTTGATGGTCCGTTCGAGGCGCTCCCGCTTGCGCCGATCAAGCTCGGCGGCGGCAAAGTGACGGCGGGCAAGGGCTCGGCGGTCGGGTACCTGCTGAGCCACCGCCTCACCGACGGGTTCACGGCGACCTCGAAGCTGCTGGCGGCGAAGGAAGACGTGTACTGGCTGAAGTCGGCGTTCACGACAGCGGGTAAGACGTACGAGGTCGGCGCGATCTACGTGCCGGCGAAACCAACGACCAAGGCCCTCGTCGAGAAGCTCGCGACCGACCTCGGGGTGACCTTCGACGCGACCACCACGAAGCCGACAGGTGAGGCGTTGAAACTGAATCCGGTTCGGATCGGATTGGTGGACCAGTACGGCGGCTCGATGCCATCCGGATGGATCCGCTGGATCTTCGAACAGGCGTATCCGACCAGTTTCGAACTGGTCTTCCCGCCGGCGCTCGATGCCGGCAATCTGGCGCAGAAGTACGACGTGCTGATCTTCCCGGGCGGCGCGATTCCTGGTGCGCCTGGCGAAGCGGGTGGCGGCGGACGGGGCGGCGGCGCTGGCGGCGACATGCCGGCGGCTGGCGGACGCGGCGGTGCCGCGCAGTCGACAGTCCCTGCGGAATTCCAGGGGCGCCAGGGCCGGATCACCGCCGCGACAACGATCCCGATTCTCAAGAAGTTCGTTGAGGATGGCGGCACGATCATTACCATCGGGACTTCGACGAGCCTGGCCGCTCACTTCGGACTTCCGGTCAGCAATGGTCTCGTCGAAATGGTGGGCGGCGTCGAACGCCGGCTGCCCAACGACAAGTTCTACGTGCCGGGCTCGCTGCTGACGGCGAGCGTTGACACGACCGACCCGCTCGCTTACGGCTTTGGCGATCAGGTTGCGGTGATGTGGGAGAACGATCCGGCGCTCAAGTTGGGGCCGGATGCGGCGCTCAAGGGCGTGAAGACGGTGGCGTGGTTCGCGACCGACAAGCCGCTCAAGAGCGGGTGGGCGTGGGGGCAGCAGTACCTGAATGGCCTCACGGTCGCCGCGGAAGCCACCATCGGCAAGGGCAAGTTGATCTTGCTGGCGCCGGAAGTGACGTTCCGTGCGCAGCCGCACGCCACGTTCAAGCTCCTGTTCAACGGGATTTACTACGGAAGCGCGAAGCCGGTCAGCCTCGGCGCGGCGAAGTAGCGCAACGGGTCCGCGCAACTGATTGAGATAGACGAACCGGGGTCGGGATGAATGTCCCGGCCCCGGTTCTTTCGTGTTCGGGCGCGGCATGCCGCGCCCCTACGCGTAGCCCCCGAGCCCCGAATCCCGTCTACCTACTTCCTCACGTATTTCGTATCCACATATTCGTCAACCAGAGTCCTGAACGCCGCAGACAGCTCGTCGTAGGTGCCGCGCAACGTCGTGGCGTGTTCCCCATCGATGAACACGGGGCAGGCCGGCGCCTCGCCGGTTCCGGGGAGGCTGATCCCGATGTTGGCGGCCCTGGATTCTCCCGGACCGTTGACGACGCAGCCCATCACGGCGAGCGTCATGTGCTCGACGCCCTCGTGGCGCGCCTTCCACACCGGCATCATCTCGTGCACGTAGTCCTGAATCTGTTCGGCCAGCTGCTGAAACGTCGTACTTGTGGTTCGACCGCATCCCGGGCACGCCGTCAGGCTCGGCGCGAAGGCGCGCAGCCCCAGCGCCTGCAACAATTCACACGACGCGTACACCTCGTCGCGGCGGTCACCGCCAGGGCGCGGCGTGAGCGAGATCCGGATGGTGTCGCCAATGCCGTCGTGGAGCAGCACCCCCATCGCCGACGCCGACCATGTCAGGCCCTTGATGCCCATTCCCGCTTCGGTCAGACCCAGGTGCAGCGGCTGGCTGGTGCGCCGGGCGAGCTCCCGGTAGACGTCGATCAGATCGCGCGGTTTCGACACCTTGCACGAGATGATGATCTGATCGGGTCGCACTCCGTTTTCGATGGCCAGCGCAGTCGATTCGAGCGCGGACACGACCAGGCACTCGTTGATAATCTCGCCGGAGGTCAGGCCGAGAGTGTGCTCGGTGTTCTCCTGCATCTTGCGCGTGACGAGCTCCTGATTGAGTGAGCCGCCGTTGACGCCTATGCGGATGGGCTTGTCGTGGTCAACCGCCACTTTGCAGATCGTCGCGAACTGCTCGTCGCGACGACGACCGGTGCCGACGTTGCCCGGGTTGACGCGGTACTTGTCGAGCGCCGCGGCGCACGCCGGAAACTTCGTCAGCAGAATGTGGCCGTTGTAGTGAAAATCGCCAATCAGGGGGGCCAGGCAACCAGCCTGCGCCAACCGCGCCTTGATCGACGGCACAGCCTCCGCCGCCTCGGGCAGATTCACCGTCACACGCAGCATCTCGGAGCCAGCCTGCCAAAGTTCGAGGCACTGGCTCACGGTGGCGGACACATCGGCCGTGTCCGTGTTGCACATGGACTGGACGACGATGGGGGCGCCTCCGCCGACCTGGATGTGGCCTATGTGAACGCCGATGGTGTTGTGACGCTGCACGGGCGACATGGTGACGCTATCCTTCACGAATCACGTGTGATGATGCGATCATACCATTCCACTGGCGACCGATCGGGCGGGCCGATCCTAGGATGGGAGAACAGCGATGAAGGCGATTTGCGTGCGTGAGACGGGCGGGCCTGAAGTGCTCACACTCGAAGAGGTTCCGGATCCCCAAACTGGAGCTGGAGAAGTGCTCGTACGGGTCCATGCCGCGGGCGTTAATCCCGTCGATACGTACATCCGATCAGGCTCTCAGGGCCGCAGGCCGACGCTTCCCTATACGCCGGGAACCGACGGCGCCGGCGTGATAGAGGCAGTGGGCCCTGGTGTCGACCGCCGGGCGTGCGGCGAACGCGTGTACTTCAGCGGAACGGCTTGCGGCGGGTACAGCGGCGCATACGCAGAGCGGGCGGTGTGTCTGGCGCACCAGGTTCATCCGCTCGCCGCTTCACTCTCGTTCGCTCAGGGCGCCGCCATCGGCGTCCCGTACGCCACGGCGCATCGGGCCCTGTTCTCCCGCGCGCAATCGCGTGCCGGCGAAACAGTGCTCGTGCACGGCGGGAGCGGCGCTGTCGGCATCGCCGCCATCCAGTTGGCGCGCGCGCATGGCATGAGGGTGTTCGCAACAGCGGGCACGGCCCGTGGCCTCGGTCTGGCGAGTGCACAGGGTGCGACACAGGTATTCGATCACACGTCGCCCTCGTACCTCGCTGAGATCCTCGCGGCCACGCGCAACCAGGGCGTGGACGTCATCATCGAGATGCTGGCCAACATCAATCTGGACAACGACCTGGGCCTGCTCGCGCTCAAGGGGCGCGTGGTCGTGGTCGGCAACCGCGGCCGTGTCGAGATCGATGCGCGGCAGACGATGGTGAAGGACGGGGCGGTGCTGGGAATGACCCTCGGCAACGTGTCGGCATCGGAGATGGCACAGATCCACGAGGAGCTTGCCGCCGGACTTGGCGACGGCACGCTGACGCCCGTCGTCGGGCGGGAGTTCCGGCTGGAGCAGGCGTCAGACGCCCACCGGGCCGTGATGGAGCCCGGCGCATTCGGCAAGATTGTGCTCATCTCGTAGACGCACCGATTTGACCCGCGCCGCACGCGGGCGCTACTGTTTCGCAAGAGATGATCACTGAACTGGTCTGCATCGTCTGCGGCCGATCCTACCCTCCGGGCGACATCCAGACCTGTGGCGTCTGCGGCCCACAGGGCATCCTGGATGTCCGGCACGACTACGACGCGATCAAACCAATCCTCACACTCGACGCCCTCAGCCGGCGTCCGTCCGATCATTGGCGGTACCGGGAACTGCTTCCCGTCGATCCCGCCGCGACGCTGCCGCCGCTTCGTGTGGGCTGGACACCGATCTACGACGCGCCGCGCCTCGCCGACGCGGTCGGCGTTCGCCGTTTGTTTCTGAAAGACGATGGGCGGAACCCGACCGGCTCGTTCAAGGACCGCGCCAGTTCCGTGGGCGTCCTGAAGGCCCGCGAGTTCGGCTACGACACCATCGCGTGCGCGTCGACCGGGAACGCGGCGTCTTCGCTGGCCGGCCTGGCGGCGTCGATTGGCATGCGCAGTGTGATCTTCGTGCCGCAACGAGCGCCGGAACCGAAGATCGCGCAGTTGCTAATCTTCGGGGCTACGGTCTTCCGGGTGGCCGGCAGCTACGAACAGGCTTTCGAGTTGTGTCGGGAGGCCTGCGGCAGCTTCGGTTGGTACAACCGCAACAGCGGCACGAATCCGTATCTGGTCGAAGGGAAGAAGACCGCGGGTCTGGAGATCGCGGAACAGTTCGCGGCGGGCGGACCGCTCGGCGGCGAACTGCCCGATTGGGTGGTCGTGTCGGTGGGAGACGGCTGCACGATTGGCGGGATTGGCAAGGGTCTGCACGAGTTCAAGCGGCTGGGCCTGGTCCGAACGCTTCCCCGCCTGCTGGGCGTACAGGCCGATGGCGCCTCTCCTATCGTCAAGGCGTTCGAGGCG
The nucleotide sequence above comes from Acidobacteriota bacterium. Encoded proteins:
- a CDS encoding NADPH:quinone reductase, whose protein sequence is MKAICVRETGGPEVLTLEEVPDPQTGAGEVLVRVHAAGVNPVDTYIRSGSQGRRPTLPYTPGTDGAGVIEAVGPGVDRRACGERVYFSGTACGGYSGAYAERAVCLAHQVHPLAASLSFAQGAAIGVPYATAHRALFSRAQSRAGETVLVHGGSGAVGIAAIQLARAHGMRVFATAGTARGLGLASAQGATQVFDHTSPSYLAEILAATRNQGVDVIIEMLANINLDNDLGLLALKGRVVVVGNRGRVEIDARQTMVKDGAVLGMTLGNVSASEMAQIHEELAAGLGDGTLTPVVGREFRLEQASDAHRAVMEPGAFGKIVLIS
- the thrC gene encoding threonine synthase, which gives rise to MITELVCIVCGRSYPPGDIQTCGVCGPQGILDVRHDYDAIKPILTLDALSRRPSDHWRYRELLPVDPAATLPPLRVGWTPIYDAPRLADAVGVRRLFLKDDGRNPTGSFKDRASSVGVLKAREFGYDTIACASTGNAASSLAGLAASIGMRSVIFVPQRAPEPKIAQLLIFGATVFRVAGSYEQAFELCREACGSFGWYNRNSGTNPYLVEGKKTAGLEIAEQFAAGGPLGGELPDWVVVSVGDGCTIGGIGKGLHEFKRLGLVRTLPRLLGVQADGASPIVKAFEAKADLVPSEADTVADSIAVGTPRNWRRALAWVRASRGVMIAVPDQEILEAMRLTARLGGIFGEPAGVAGIAGLRRAVAQGLVPADSSVVAVITGNGLKDIRSASEAAGRPHDVQPDLREVEAALRN
- the ispG gene encoding flavodoxin-dependent (E)-4-hydroxy-3-methylbut-2-enyl-diphosphate synthase, with product MSPVQRHNTIGVHIGHIQVGGGAPIVVQSMCNTDTADVSATVSQCLELWQAGSEMLRVTVNLPEAAEAVPSIKARLAQAGCLAPLIGDFHYNGHILLTKFPACAAALDKYRVNPGNVGTGRRRDEQFATICKVAVDHDKPIRIGVNGGSLNQELVTRKMQENTEHTLGLTSGEIINECLVVSALESTALAIENGVRPDQIIISCKVSKPRDLIDVYRELARRTSQPLHLGLTEAGMGIKGLTWSASAMGVLLHDGIGDTIRISLTPRPGGDRRDEVYASCELLQALGLRAFAPSLTACPGCGRTTSTTFQQLAEQIQDYVHEMMPVWKARHEGVEHMTLAVMGCVVNGPGESRAANIGISLPGTGEAPACPVFIDGEHATTLRGTYDELSAAFRTLVDEYVDTKYVRK
- a CDS encoding M14 family zinc carboxypeptidase, encoding MFHRRMAVLFALLMALTMAAPAVHTQGKITPPQFTTGGKQYTAGDDYFLANYSQLREYFGKLAQESDRFKVVEIGKTAEGKPMIMAIITSPENHKKLARYKEISQKLARAEGLTDDEAHKLAAEGKAVVWLDGGLHATECINAQGLFTFAHQMTSQNDPETLRFLNDVITLLVPVNPDGMDLVSNWYMREPDEKRRSTGQLPVLYQKYAGHDNNRDSYANNLSETEAINRQLYIEWIPQIMYNQHQTGPAGAVLFVPPFRDPFNYNEDPLVPMGIDLVAASIHNRFVTEGKAGAAMRSEASYSTWYNGGERTTTGFHNMIGILTEISGNPTPAPLGLVLDKQLPHQDLPMPIPPQEVWHQRQAIDYIMSANRAILDIASKHREDFLFRIYKAGRNSIDRGSRDNWTIQPDWIDEAKAQLAKDTEAASGGRGAAGAGRGGGGGRGGADPKYYKAMLTPERRDPRGYILPSDQADFNTTTRFVNALIKDGVVVHRATAAFTVGGKSYPAGSYVIKAAQAFRPHLRDMLEPQDHPNDFQYPGGPPRPPYDITGYTLAFQMGVQFDRILEAFDGPFEALPLAPIKLGGGKVTAGKGSAVGYLLSHRLTDGFTATSKLLAAKEDVYWLKSAFTTAGKTYEVGAIYVPAKPTTKALVEKLATDLGVTFDATTTKPTGEALKLNPVRIGLVDQYGGSMPSGWIRWIFEQAYPTSFELVFPPALDAGNLAQKYDVLIFPGGAIPGAPGEAGGGGRGGGAGGDMPAAGGRGGAAQSTVPAEFQGRQGRITAATTIPILKKFVEDGGTIITIGTSTSLAAHFGLPVSNGLVEMVGGVERRLPNDKFYVPGSLLTASVDTTDPLAYGFGDQVAVMWENDPALKLGPDAALKGVKTVAWFATDKPLKSGWAWGQQYLNGLTVAAEATIGKGKLILLAPEVTFRAQPHATFKLLFNGIYYGSAKPVSLGAAK